The following nucleotide sequence is from Thermodesulfovibrionales bacterium.
TTATCGCATCGTTGGCCCGAACAAAGTCATACCAGTTCTCGCTAGCAGCAGGGTAATTTACGTTGCTGCCGTAGACGATCCAGGACTCGTCGTAATTTGCCGGATCGTTAAATCCCATCAATCGCAACACCAAATAGGTCAGAGCAGCTCGGGTCCCCGTCTGACAATAGGCGATGGTACGCCTGCTCTTATCGAGTCCGCCGAAAATTGATTCGAGATCATCCATCGTATGGATCTTCCCGCTCTCCACATCGTAGGTCTTCACATGGGACACATTCAATGTCGTATTTGGAATATACCCCCCTCTGAGTGCCCTGATATCTGCGCCATTATGTTCCTTCTCCGTTCTCGAATCGATCACATTCACATTCTTGCTTTCACCCTTTGCGACCTTCACCACTTCATCGGTCGACGCTGTCCTGTCCTTCACAACCTTCGCCTTGAACGCTGCCGGAGGCAGCTTTTTCTCGGTCTTATCGAGAGGCTTCCCGGCTTCCACCCACGCCTCTATGCCGCCGTTCAGAAAATGGACTTTGTTATGGCCGAGATACTCGAGGCACCAAAATGCAACGGAGGCACCGGTTATGAGTTTGGCGTCGGCATAGACAACGACATGCATGTCAGCACTCACGCCGGCATTGCCCAGAATCTTTTCGAGTTCTTCGGTCTTCTTTAGCCGGAAAGTAGGATCTCTAAGAACCTTGCCACAGGCTCCACCGAGGTTTATTGCGCCGGGAATATGGCCGGAGGCAAACGCATACTCAT
It contains:
- a CDS encoding rhodanese-like domain-containing protein translates to MLKGLTAKTSKGRAMILLLVGGILLSLAGIAESLEYANPGLLADVNVVAESMGRSDWVVIDCRDEYAFASGHIPGAINLGGACGKVLRDPTFRLKKTEELEKILGNAGVSADMHVVVYADAKLITGASVAFWCLEYLGHNKVHFLNGGIEAWVEAGKPLDKTEKKLPPAAFKAKVVKDRTASTDEVVKVAKGESKNVNVIDSRTEKEHNGADIRALRGGYIPNTTLNVSHVKTYDVESGKIHTMDDLESIFGGLDKSRRTIAYCQTGTRAALTYLVLRLMGFNDPANYDESWIVYGSNVNYPAASENWYDFVRANDAIRSIEELKNAVEELKKR